Within the Deltaproteobacteria bacterium PRO3 genome, the region AGGGTCAGGCCGTCGAACTGGCGTGTCTTCACCTCAGGGGGCGCGGCCGCGGCCGAAAGCGAGGCGGTGAGACAAGCCAGCAGAATCGCCGCGAAAATCGCCGTTCGGGACGACCTTGGCCAAAGCCGGTGGTAAGCGGACAACTTCATCGGTGTGAAGAGAAGCAATCGGCATGCCACTTAACTTGGGTCGGTAGGAGGGGAAAGGGCAAGGATTTCCGGGAGGAAAAATTTTTCGGATGAATTCGGACCTAAGCGAAAGGTTTCGCTTGCCGAAAATTTATGCAACTGCCCGGCGAAGTGGCGGGGTAAGCCTGAGGGACCTTTCTCTCATGCGATGCCCTGCCGGAGCATCTCCCCCAGCTGCCGCAGCGCGGCGTCCATCCGGTCGGACCAGGGATGGCCGCAATTGAGCCGGACGCAGTTGCGGTACTTCTGCTTGGCGGAGAAGATCGGCCCCGGCGCGATGCTGATCTGTTCGGCGAGGGCCCGCCGGTGCAGGGCGAGCGCGTCCACCCCCTTCGGAAATTCCACCCACAAGACATAGCCTCCCTCGGGTCGCGAGACCCGCGTGCCCTTCGGGAAATGCCGCGCCACCGCCTCGCTCACGCGCCGGACGTTGTCTTGCAGCGCCCGGCGCAGCTGGCGCAGGTGGCGCTCGTAGCCGCCGTTTTGCAAGTATTCCGCGACCGCCATCTGCGGGAGCGTGGCGTTGGCGAGGGTCGTGTTGCGTTTCAACTTTTCGACCATGGGGCGGAAGCGTCCCGGCAGGGTCCAGCCGACCCGGAAGCCCGAGGCCAGGGTCTTGGAGAAGGAGGAGCAGAACAGCACCCAGCCCTCGCGGTCGAAGGCGGCGATCGGCTTGGGGCGATTGGCCTCGAAGTAGAGATCGCCGTAGATGTCGTCCTCGATCAGGGGCAGGCGCCGCTTGGCGATCAGGCGCGCCAGCGCTCTCCGATTTTCCTCGGGCATGCAGCTGCCCAAGGGGTTGAGGAAGCTCGGGATCGTGATCAGGGCCTTCACCTTGTGTCGGCGGAGCGCGGCGGTCAGGGCCGAGAGGCTCAGGCCCTCCCGGGGGTGCGTCGGCAGCTCGAGGGCCTTCAGTCCCAGGCTCTCCATCAGCTCGAGGATGCCGTAGTAGCA harbors:
- a CDS encoding PLP-dependent aminotransferase family protein; protein product: MERAEAKLYEQVAGGIARQIREGVLRAGERIPSVRRTSRQQRVSVSTVLQAYFLLENQGLIEARPQSGFYVKPRPQAPPPEPTISAPPASAVRLSSGDLIAEVLASTRDPEVVPLGAAVVSPELMPAKTLARLTAALARESCAKALSYEFPPGLPALRRQIAKRGLELGWAFKPDEVLITNGCMEALNLCLRAVAKAGDTVAVESPCYYGILELMESLGLKALELPTHPREGLSLSALTAALRRHKVKALITIPSFLNPLGSCMPEENRRALARLIAKRRLPLIEDDIYGDLYFEANRPKPIAAFDREGWVLFCSSFSKTLASGFRVGWTLPGRFRPMVEKLKRNTTLANATLPQMAVAEYLQNGGYERHLRQLRRALQDNVRRVSEAVARHFPKGTRVSRPEGGYVLWVEFPKGVDALALHRRALAEQISIAPGPIFSAKQKYRNCVRLNCGHPWSDRMDAALRQLGEMLRQGIA